ACCGGGGCATTGCCAATCAGCCGGTTGATGTTGTCCCAGCCCAGGCCTGCGCCAACCAGCAGCAATACAGCGCCCAGCAGAACAGTACCTACCGTCTCGAAGCGAGCATGCCCGTATGGGTGGTCATTATCCGGCTCGGCGTGGGAAATACGGTTGATCGCCAGTACAAAACCATCCGTCAGCAGGTCGGACAGGCTGTGAATACCATCAGCAATCAAGGCCGGTGAGCGCACCCAGAAACCAATCACCAGCTTGACCACCGAGAGCAGAAAATCGACCAGCGTGCTGATCCAGGTAACCCGCTGCATATGTCGCTGGCGTTCAGCTGGCGCCAATACCAATGGTTTGCTGCGCATGGCTATCGCCTCAGTCCGATTGCGGGTGGGTCAATTGCCGTAACAGGCTCCGCTCCAGTTGTTGCAGTGTAGCAGTGCCCAGATCTTTCCCCGCGTGCAAAGCCAAAACCCGGCCTACCGCAGCCTCCAGTTGATCGGCCAAAGCGGGCTGGCGCCAATGGTAGCGCAGCAACAATCCCGCACTGAGCACCGCAGCCAGCGGATTGGCACGGCCACTGCCGGCAATATCCGGCGCACTGCCATGCACCGGCTCGGCCAGGGCAATGCTCTGACCCCAGTTCAAGGATGGCGCCATACCCAGCCCCCCGGACCAGTGACAGGCAAGATCGGACAGGATGTCGCCAAACAGGTTGGTGGTCAGCAACAGGTCGAAACGCTCTGGCTCTGCAACCAGCTGCAAGGCAGCGACATCGACCAGGCTCTCATCGACCTGGTCTTCCAGACCAGCCGCTGCCAGCACCACTCGACAACGGTCACGGAACAGGCCGCAGGTCAGCGGCAGCACATTGGCCTTGTGCACCAGGGTAATGCGTTCGGCGCCACGCATACGCGCCACATCGACCGCACGCTGCGCCAGGGCCTCACTGGCACTTGCGGTAATATGCCGCTCTGCCACTGCATGCCCGCTATCCAGCATCCGCTCAGGGCCACTGTACAGCCCTTCACTGTTCTCGCGCAGAATCAGCAAATCAACGTCATCACGTGGTGATACACCAGGCCAACTGCGCACCGGGCGCAGGTTTACGTTCAGCCCCAGAGTCTGGCGCAAGGTCAGGATGGCGCTGCGATAACCGGCTACCGGTTGTGACGGTGAGGATACGGCGCCAAACAGGCCGGCACCGCAAACGCGCATACGCTCAAGGGTCGCCTCGGGAACAGCCTGGCCGCAGCGTTGAAAACACGCCCAGCCCGCCTCCGCGTGTTCCACCTGCAAGTCCGGCAACAGGACCTGCAAGGCGCGGACGGCAACCGGGACAACCTCCGGACCAATCCCGTCACCAGGAATCACGCACAGGCGATAGCTCACACCGGTGGGCTCAAGCGGAACTGTTCGGGGAGTTGCTCGGCATTGTCGACGGTCACGCCCAGATCCTTCAGGTGACCATCCTTGATGCCGTAAATAAAGCCGTGAACAGCCAGCGGCTGGCCACGATGCCAGGCGTTCTGCACAATCGGCGACTGGGTCACGTTGGCTACCTGCTTGATCACATTCAGCTCGCACATGCGATCAAGCTGAGCCTGCGGATCCAGAGGTTTCAGTACTTCCCACTGCTCGTGGTAAAGGTCACGAATGGTGCGCAACCAGGTATCCACCAGACCTACCTGCCGTGGCTGCATGGCGGCGTTCACACCACCACAGCCATAATGCCCGGTAACGATGATGTGCTTGACCTTGAGCACATCCACGGCGAACTGCATCACCGACTGACAATTCAGGTCGGTATGCAGTACGACATTGGCTACGTTGCGATGAACAAAGAGTTCCCCCGGCAACAAACCAACGATTTCATTCGCTGGCACTCGCGAATCGGAACAGCCGATCCAAAGATATTCCGGCGCTTGTTGATTGGCCAATTTGCTGAAAAATTCCGGATCTTCCTGGGTGATCGACTCGGCCCAGGCCCGGTTGTTGGCAAATAATTGGCTCAGTTCTGACATGCCTTGTCTCCTAGCAATTCGTTCCTGCTGCTGACGTCAATGACAGCAACCGCGTCACCCTTCCGGTTCGTCGAGAGTGAAGGCCATGACCAGCGCATCCTCACGCCCACCGACCATCGGGTAATAATTCTTGCGCCGGCCGATCTCGTTGAAGCCAACCTGGTCATACAGGGCAATGGCTGCGGCGTTGGATGCGCGCACTTCGAGAAAACACACATCGGCCTGCCGGTGCTGGGCGCGGACCAGCATATGCTGCAACAGGTATCGACCAAATCCATTGCCCTGGCTCTCCGGCTTTACCGTCAGATTGAGCAAATGCGACTCGCCGGCCGCCGCCGTCAAAACGGCGTGCCCAACCTGCTGCTCTCCGCGATACAGTATCCAGCATTCATAACCGGACTTGAGACAATCGAGAAAAATACCCCGCGTCCACGGGTGTGAATAGGCTGAATATTCGACACTCAATACGCTGTCGATATCACTTTCCTGCATGACTCTTAATTGCACGTCTTCTCTCACGCCGACTGCCACCTCACCATCACGCGCTGCAACAGCGCCCACAATTCAGCCTTGCTGGCTGGCGTCTGGAGCAAATCGTCCAGGCTGGGAGCAAACCACGCCGGCGGCAGCCCCTCCAGCGCTTCCTCACGACCAAAAGCGGCCTCTGCATCAACCACACTGGCTTTGGCCAGAAGCCCGGCGTGCCGGCCGAAACTCCCCAGGGAAACCAGCGTCTGTTGCTCCAGTCGAGCTTGCACAAAGGCCTGCAAGGCCTGGTGTGCAGCCACTTCACTTTGCTCAAACTGTGTATTGCGGGTCAGCGGCCATTTGAAGTCAGCCAGAAATTGTGCCGGCATGGGCAGTTGCACGGCGCGCAGAATATCGGCCAGCAAGCGGGCCGCCGGGCTGCGCGCGCCCAACCCATCCGCCGGCATTTCCAGCAGCAGGGCACAGGGCCCGGCCAACCATAGCTGCGCGGTAAATGGCGGGCAGACTGTCGCCGCGGACTGCCGGGCAGGCTGCATCGCAGTAGAGGAACCACTCTGCTCCGCCGCGGCTGAGGCAGCTGGAGTCGGCTGGCGTGCAGGCAGCATGGCCTGCCGTACAGCATCAGCTCCGGATGTGGGTTGCGGCGCAACCTCCGCCGGCTTTTCCATTGCCGTTGCTACTGGCAACGACTGCGGTGATTCCACGGTTGCATGCAGCGGCCGACGTCCCTTGGCCGCGCCGGAAAGCGGCTGCCGTGGTACCCAGGAGGTGACCCCGAGTACGTGCAAATAGGCCTGTCGACGAGCTTCCTGCATCAAACATCTGCCGCTTGCGGATGGGCACGATAAGCGCCTGCCAGCAACAGGTTCAAGGCATTGATATAAGCCTTGGCCGACGCGACAACAATATCCGTATCGGCGCCATTGCCGTTGACGATACGCCCGGCTTTTTCCAGTCGCACGGTCACTTCGCCCTGCGAGTCGGTGCCCTGGGTAATCGCATTGACTGAATACAGCTGCAGCACCGTCTGCAAATCGACAATCTGCTCGATCGCCTTGAACGTTGCATCCACCGGGCCCGACCCCTGGGCGCGCGCCTCGCGCTCTTCGCCATCAACGCTCAGCAGCACATGGGCTTCGGGAACCTCGCCCATACAGGAGGCGACTTCCAGATGAACCAGGCGGACCTTCTCGTCCACCTCGGTTATGGCATCCGATACCAGCGCCTGCAGGTCTTCATCAAAAATTTCGTGCTTTTTGTCCGCCAGTTGCTTGAAGCGGGCAAAAGCAACATTCAGTTCTTCGCCGGTAAGGTTGATGCCCAGCTCTTCCAGCCGTGAACGAAAAGCATTGCGACCGGACAACTTGCCCAACGACAAGCGATTGGTATGCCAGCCGACCGATTGTGCACTCATGATTTCATAGGTTTCGCGGTGCTTGAGCACCCCATCCTGATGAATACCTGACTCATGGGCGAAAGCATTGGCACCGACAATCGCCTTGTTAGGCTGCACCGGGAAACCGGTAATCCCGGAAACCAGACGCGACGCGGCGAGAATATGCTCGGTGACGATGCCCGTATGTACTCCGAGCACATCCTCACGCGTCTTGATCGCCATCACGATCTCTTCCAGTGAGGCATTCCCGGCTCGCTCGCCCAGTCCATTGATGGTGCATTCCACCTGACGGGCACCCGCCGTAACGGCAGCCAGCGAGTTAGCCACCGCCAGCCCCAGGTCGTTATGGCAGTGGACGGAGAATACGGCCTGATCGGCATTCGGCACACGCTCGATGATTTGCCGGATAGTGTCGGCAAACTGGTGTGGAATGGCATAACCCACAGTGTCGGGAATATTGATGGTGCGTGCACCGGCCTTGATCGCCGCTTCGATGATGCGACAGAGGAAATCGATCTCGGAGCGACCGGCATCTTCACAGGAAAACTCGACATCGGCACACAGATTGCGCGCCTTGCGTACCGATCGCACCGCCTGCTCGACGACCTGATCCGGCTGCAGCTTGAGCTTGTGCTGCATGTGGATCGGACTGGTGGCGATAAAGGTATGGATACGCCCATGACTGGCATTCGCCAAGGCTTCGGCAGCCCGTTCGATATCGGCATCTACGGCACGCGACAGGCTGCATACAGTGCTGTCCTGAATGGTATCGGCAATCAGCTTGACCGCCTCGAAATCACCCGGACTGGCAATTGCAAAACCGGCCTCGATAACATCCACCCGCAGCTTTTCCAGCGCCTTGGCAATGCGCAGTTTTTCCTCTTTGGTCATCGAGGCACCGGGGCTCTGCTCACCGTCCCGCAGGGTGGTATCAAATATGATGACGCGATCTTGGCTCATGGGTGTACTCCTCAGTAACAGTGGTCAGCCGGGAAAAGGTCCACTGCAGGCATTCTGGTTATGTGTCTAATATACCGCATTCAGTGGCCAAGGACTTCCCCGGACCACGTTTGCCTTATGCCTGATCAACACCCGGATAATTGAGCATTCACAGCCTGCCGGCAAACCCCCTATGCTGACGGCAATAACAACAATGGATTCATCGCATGTTTGACCGTCATTATCAGGTCTGGCCCGACCAGGTGCCCAAGCAGCTTGAACTGCCGGCAACCAACCTGTTCCATAACATCACAGTCGCCGCACTGCGCTACCCCGAGCACCCAGCCATCCTCTATTACGGTTCAGCGATCAGCTATCGACGCCTGCAGCAAGAAGCGGAGAGCCTGGCCGGCTACCTGCACCAGGCTGGTGTCGCCAGTGGTGACCGCGTGCTGCTGTACATGCAGAACAGCCCGCAGTACATCATTGGCTTCTTTGCCATTTTGCGTGCCAATGCAGTGGTGGTGCCGGTCAACCCGATGAACCGCAGTGCCGAACTGAGCTACCTGATTGAAGACACCCAGGCAACGGTGGCCTTGTGTGCCGAAGAACTGATCGACTTTATCGCTCCCCAGGTCGGCCTCAGTTACCTGAAACAGGTTGTCGTCAGCGCCTACAGTGAATACCTGAGCGCAGCGACCGACCTGCCGTTGCCCGACGCCGTCCTATTGCCACCCAGCACCAGCTGCCCTGCCGGCGTTATCCGCTGGCAACAAGCACTGGCTGCCGGCTGCACACCACCAGCCTTGACCACCGGGCCAAACGACCTCGCGGTCATCCCCTACAGCTCGGGAACTACCGGCAACCCCAAGGGTTGCGCGCACACTCACCACAGTGTCATGGCCACTGCCGTGTACGGTGCCACCTGGGTCAATGCGCAACATGATCTGGTACATCTGGTATCGGTGCCCATGTTTCATGTCACCGGCATGCAGTCATGCATGAACAGCACCCTGTATGTTGGCGGCACCCTGGTCGTCATGACGCGCTGGGACCGCAAAGTAGCCGCTGAATTGATACAGCGGCATCAGGTCAATACCTGGCGCAATATCTCCACCATGGTCGTCGACATGCTGTCCGATCCGGACATTGACCAGTACGACATCAGCAGCCTGCGCGGTATTGGCGGCGGTGGCGCAGCCATGCCCGCCGCAGTCGCTCACAAGCTGCAAGCCAAAACCGGGTTGGTCTACATGGAAGGCTACGGCCTGTCGGAAACCATGGCGGCCACGCACGCCAACCCCATCCAGGCCTGCAAGGCACAGTGTTTGGGTATTCCCTCGATTGGTGTGGATTCCCGGGTGATCAATGTCGATACCCTGGAACAGCTGGGCCCGCACGAAACCGGAGAAATCGTCATGGCTGGCGAGCAGGTTTTCCAGGGTTACTGGAACAACCCGGCAGCCACTGCTGAGGCCTTTATCGAGCTTGATGGCAAACGTTTCTTCCGCTCCGGCGACCTCGGCTACTACGATGAGCAGGGGTATTTTTTCCTGGTTGACCGGGTCAAGCGCATGATCAATGCCTCCGGCTACAAAGTCTGGCCGGCAGAGGTGGAATCACTCATGTACGCTCACCCGGCAATTCGGGAGGTGTGCGTAATCTCCATGCCGCACCCGCGTCGTGGAGAAAGCGTCAAAGCCGTAGTGGTACCTGCCGATGGCAAGCAACCCAGTGAAAAAGACATCATCAGCTGGTGCCACGCCAATATGGCAGCCTATAAATGCCCCGTGGTCGTCGAGTTTGCTGACAGCATCCCGCGCTCAGGCACCGGCAAGATCATGTGGCGACAATTGCAGGAACAGGAGTGGGCGCGCTAGCGTGCAGCCCTGTCAGCTGAAGTGCACCGTGCCAGCCCGGTTGCACTTCGGGCAGTCAACAAAAATATATTCCTGGAGGTTAGCGCTGGCTAACTGCACTCTGCAGAACACACATACCAATGGGTTGTGTACCACTCCGTCATTTCTTCGCCATCGTAATCGCGACTCATAAACCTGACCCGTTCAGTGCGCATCCCACCCGGCATTTCAAATGGGATGCCGTCATTCCCGATGGGTGAAGGGATACGTTTCTGCCATTCATCATCTTTATCGTAGAACCCTTTGCGATAGGCATCATCAAAAAAGACAATGATGGTTGAACCATGCAGATCAGGCCAGGTAAGGATCAGATCAATCTGTACCCTGGAGTGCGTATCTGGCTTTGCATCGTTGAGATTCTTCAAGGCTCGAAACATCGCCCTGACAGCTTGAGCCTGCCATTCAGGTTTGGTGGTAGGTGGGTCGACAAGGCGGTCCAACACGGGAATTCTGTAATCAAGATACCGCTGCCCAGACCATTCTGCCGGGAAATAACCTTCAAACTGGTCAGCCCACTCATCAAGTGCTTTCAGCCGCCGTGTGGCCCCACGTACTTTTTCTTTAGGTCTGCTAAAGCTGATTCTTCGCATAATTTTGCACTGTTGACAGCCTGCGCTGGCGCCTTGACGGTTTTTTGCGACAGTCACCCAAAAAGAACGATGATGCAGCAGTCGCCCATCGCCCGGTGTCAGGTATATTTTTCAAGCATGGCCTGGACATGAGTAATACCTGCCAGAAAATCCCTGGACTCAAGGCGCTCCATAGGAGATTGCCAGCCCTCTTCCATGTGTCCATCCACAACAGACACTGCGTAAAATCCATCCAGATTGATTTCACAGCCGTAATAGCCAAAATCAACGATACAGTTCGACAGGCGGTGAGTGAACTGCATCAAATCCTCCCTCGGATGAATATCACCGCCAAACCTCAAGATGCCGGTATCGAACCCTTCTCGCCGAGAACTGAGGATATTGTCAGGATCGTAGATATGCCATGTGCTTTTATCTACCTGGAACACGTGACCCTCCACCCGATAGAAGTTTCGGGCGCCTGTTCCACGACTCGAACGACGCCTTGCTGATGTTTAACCCTGAGGTTGGATGGGCCTCCACACAAGACCCATCCTGGTTATACCGAGCCGTGGCTTGCAAAGTAGCGTACTTTACCCGAGCGGCTGCGGTGGTACCGGCGTTGCCGGGGGCATTGGTTTGCTTGCATCCACTTGAGCGTCCACTGGCTCTGCCGGTTCTTCCTTGTCAAACAGCTTTCCATCAATAATGGACCGCGGATCCAGATGTTCAAGGCCGACTTCCTTGAGAATGGAATCCAGCAGCGGCACATTGGCGCGGTGCTTCAGCATTGCATTGACCAACTGGTCCGAGAGGTTTGATCCACCTCCATTGCTATTGCCTTCGCCAGCTGCCCCACCATTGAAACCCGGTGCGCCGTTGATATCAAAGATCTTGATGCTGTCGATTTTCTCGGCCGGCTTCATCGCCTGCTCCATGATTTTCGGCAACTGGGCAATCATCTCCATCTTCTCGGCAAAGGACACCTGTTCACGGCTCAGCAGGTTTTTCGCTTCGTTAAGCTGTCGCGCACCCTCCGCTTCGGCCTCGGCTTTGACCTTGATCGCACCTGCTTCAGCATCGGCGGTCACTCGAATAGCCTCAGCATCATTCGAAGCGGCAGCTTTACGCGCTTCAGCTTCTACCGTAATGCCAATCGCTTCCCGCTCTGCGCTTTCCTGTGCCTGGATCACGACAATGCGCTTTTCCCGTTCGGCGCGTGCAGTTTCACGCACGGTGATAACGCCCTCTTCCTTGGCAACGGCCTGCGCCCTGGCTTCATCCGCCTCGGCCGCAGCACGGGATTCATCCTTGGATTTTTCAGCAACAGCGATTTTCTGATCCTGACTGGAAAGCTCCAGACGTTTGCTTTTCTCGATATCGCGATTCTGGGTTTCTTCTTCCATGGCAATGCGGGCCAGCTCTACCGCACGGTTGGCAGTGATATCCGCTTCCTCGGCTTCGCGGCGTCGTTCCGCGCCGACCCGAGCTATATCGGACTGCTGGCTGGCGCGACGATTTTCAATCTGCTGTGTCTGCTCAAGTCGCGCGAACTCTTCATCCTGCTGAATACCCAGTTGACGCTTGGCTGCATCGGTCGATTTCATCTGAATCTCGACCATGGTTTCCTGTTCAATGTCGTTGCGAATCTTGCGACGGGATTCCAGCTGTTCGGTAAGCTTGGTCAAACCTTCGGCGTCGAACGCGTTCTCCGCATTGAAGTACTCCTTGGCCGTTTGATCCAGACCTGTCAGGGAGACGGATTCCAATTCAAGACCGTTCTTGAACAGGTCTTCCGCGCAGCTGGTCTGCACCTCCTGAACAAAGGACACGCGCTCTTCATGTAGCTGTTCCATGGTCATACCCGCCGCCACAGAACGCAACACATCCACGAACTTGCCTTCGATCAGCTCCTTGAGCTCGTCGGGACGCTGTGTGCGCGCACCCAGGGTTTGCGCGGCCGTCGCGATAGACTCGTTATCGGGTTTCACCCGGACATAGAACTCAGCGGTAACATCGACCCGCAAGCGGTCTTTGGTAATCAGCGCCTGATCATTGGCGCGCCGCACCTCAAGCCGCAAGGTATTCATGTTCACGTAGATGATTTCGTGCAGCACGGGCAACACCATGGCGCCGCCGTCCTTGATGATTTTCTCTCCACCGAAACCCGTTCGAACAAACGCACGTTCCTTGTTTGCACGGGTATAAAGCCGCGCAAGAATGACGCCAAGCACCACAAGGGCAAAAAAACTGATCCCGGCGACAATCAATATAAAAGCGAGGTTACTTGCATTTCCCATTATCTATTTCCTTGACTATTTTTCGTTATCCAGAACGGAGGAATCCTGCTTGATGACAACAAACTGGTTACCTTCACGCCGTACAATAAGCAGCGGCATACCGGGCCCGAAGGGACCGTGCCCATCTTCGGCCAGCACCATCACGTAATGGGTCTGGCCATGTTGGTCGCGCACCCGCGCTTCGGCTGACTGAACGCTGCTCGACTGACCGATGGTGACAAAGGCTTCACGACCGATGAGGGCTTCCAGTGACACCGATGACGTCTCATTTTTCGGCATAATGGCTTCGAGTGCGGATGCCCCCCAGCGCGTCACGGGCAACGCGGCCATAAAGGCCAGAGGGACAGACAACAGGGCAGGCAACATAAGACCGAACGTACTGCTTGCCGCAAAGTTCATGGCCAATCCAATGCAGCCAAAAGCGGTAAGAAATACCACCAACAACATCAGGATGGGTACCTTGCCGACCTTCAGCCAACCCAAAAGGCGTGACAGCGCTGAATTGGAACCCGCATCGGCCACTTCAATGTCGGGGTTGATACTGACATCCGGAACAAATGAATCCAGCATGTTTCCCAGGCCGACACCCAACACCGCGCCCACACCCTCGAACAAACCGATAATCAACATCAATGTCAGCGCGATCGCAAAGGGCAGATTGGCGTTTGCCAATAGAAGATCGAGCACCTCAACCTTCCTTTTTCAGTGCCGCCAGCCGTTCCGCCACCCGGTTTTTACGGTGCAGTTCCTCCAGTTCAGCCCGTGCCGACGCATTGGCCGTCTCCGCTTCTCCCGGCAGCCCGGTGACTGAAGCCTTTACGCGGGCAACAGCCCCGCCGGCCTTCTCAACACGGCTTTCGATTGAAGAGCCGGCAGCCAAGCCTTCGCCTTCCGCGCCCAACTGACCTGAGTCTGCACGCTTGCGATCACGAATGATTTGCAGATCACGCTCCATCTCGTCACGTTTGGAACGCAGCCCGGAAAGATAGCGGTTGAGCTCTTGCTCCTCTTGCTGAGTAGTGGCCACCAGGCTTTCGATAATGGGCAGGCGATCTTCTATGCCGACCAACTCGTTGGCTCCTGCTTCGGCAAGATCCTCACGGTCTTTCTGCAACGCCGTCTGGATTTGTTGCTTCAGACTCTCCGCGCGGTCATTCAGCGACGACAGTTCCCGATTGGCATTGTGCCGGTTGGCCTGCTTACGCCCGATTTCAGCCCTCACCTCATCAATGGCGCGCTCAACCTCTTCGATGGCCTGACGGGCCACGACCTCTGGTGCAGCGTTTTCCGCTGCATCAACCGCTGAGGTAAAAGTACCGCCGACAAGGCGCGCAACCCGGCCAAGTAGTGATTCGCTCATAGGTATATCTCCTTAAGGGTTCCATCCATTTATTGTTCTCTTTTGCCCGCCGTCACAGCAGCCTGACGGACATCAGCCATTAGGGACCGATTGATGTGACGAAGGTGCTATTGGCATGCATTCATTGCAGACGAAGTTCAAGCCGATGGATCGGCCGGCGCCGTCAGTCATGCCCGTTCTTCAGCCGTGCAGGTATTTCTGTGCACCACTAGAGTGCCCCGCCCATCAAGTACAGTGCCAAAAGAACCAGCACCAACAAGCCAACTACGCTACACCAGAAACCCGAATCCCGCGTGCGGTACTCATCCAGATATACCACTTCAGTAGAGGACGGATACTTGCCCAGAGTGACTATCTTGCAGATTGGCCAACCAACCCAGTAACAAATCATGCCGAAGAAAATCTCTGCAAGAATATAGCCTATCCCCCGGAGAAATCCTTTCCCTATTTCTTCAAGTAAATCATCCATAACTTTTCTCTTGAGTCCACATTTTTTCGTCATCATGCGGTTGTCAGGTGTCTGCACCTGCGCCCGGAGTAACCATATCCCGTTCTCCAGACGCTACGCCATACTCGAGATCAATTATTTGACCGCAAGGTCCTGAATACCAAAGATCCCATGTGGACGTAGATTCAGCAGCCAACTGCCACTGGTACAGGGTGTTGCCATGAGAGGTTTTAGCGCGCTGTGGCAACGCAGCTAGCGTCCAGAGGCTCCCTGGCTTATCCGCACGGGGCAAATTACTTATCAGACTTTGTAGCGCAGCGGAGTACCTGTCCGCCCACCTGCACTGGTTATGTGTGTTGCTATAAACCACATGGCTTGAGGGCAAAAAGGAAAAGCCCAAACCAGACATTAGCCATCAGAATTAGCAATTTTATGGCGTCCCGAGCAAATGCAGGAATATCCCGATACCAGTACAAGTAGCCAATAACTACCCACTGAGCAGCAAGCCACAAGACCGAGAAATAGAGAAAGCCTTTGTGGCATTCCGTCTCGGGAAGCGTGAAATAGGCGTACCACCAGGACAGTACCGCGCCCGTAGATAGAACGACCAGAAGCACGCAAGAAAGCAGATTACGGCACTGCGGATAATCTGTGCTTAAAAGCCTGGCTCTGAATTCATCAAATTTATCAGTCATTCATTTTCTCGCCATGAACTGCCACTGGCACCACCCACATACTGCCCTGGCCTGGTTATGAGTTAGCTGATGAGGCAATGTCTTCACCGAACATGATTCGATGCCCCTCTGGTGTCGCCACACCAAACTCCCGCAAGCCCCAAGGCTTGTCAGATAATGCCTGGAAAATCTCTGCGCCGCGCTGCTGATAGTCACGGTAAATTTCGTCGATGCCTTCACAGTTCACATAGGCAAAGTAGGAATGCTCATGCGTATCACGTGCCGAAATTTCGTCCGGGCAATGCCCTATCATTAGGTGAAAACTGCCGAGACTCAGGAACGACCAGCCGTCCACACGGAACCGGACGGAAAACCCAAGTTTGTCGAGAAAGTAGCTCTCGGTCTTCTCAAGATCCTTGACCGCCAGAACATGCTGGGTCGC
This sequence is a window from Halopseudomonas salegens. Protein-coding genes within it:
- a CDS encoding YqiJ family protein, producing MLDLLLANANLPFAIALTLMLIIGLFEGVGAVLGVGLGNMLDSFVPDVSINPDIEVADAGSNSALSRLLGWLKVGKVPILMLLVVFLTAFGCIGLAMNFAASSTFGLMLPALLSVPLAFMAALPVTRWGASALEAIMPKNETSSVSLEALIGREAFVTIGQSSSVQSAEARVRDQHGQTHYVMVLAEDGHGPFGPGMPLLIVRREGNQFVVIKQDSSVLDNEK
- the can gene encoding carbonate dehydratase; this encodes MSELSQLFANNRAWAESITQEDPEFFSKLANQQAPEYLWIGCSDSRVPANEIVGLLPGELFVHRNVANVVLHTDLNCQSVMQFAVDVLKVKHIIVTGHYGCGGVNAAMQPRQVGLVDTWLRTIRDLYHEQWEVLKPLDPQAQLDRMCELNVIKQVANVTQSPIVQNAWHRGQPLAVHGFIYGIKDGHLKDLGVTVDNAEQLPEQFRLSPPV
- a CDS encoding isocitrate/isopropylmalate dehydrogenase family protein, with the protein product MSYRLCVIPGDGIGPEVVPVAVRALQVLLPDLQVEHAEAGWACFQRCGQAVPEATLERMRVCGAGLFGAVSSPSQPVAGYRSAILTLRQTLGLNVNLRPVRSWPGVSPRDDVDLLILRENSEGLYSGPERMLDSGHAVAERHITASASEALAQRAVDVARMRGAERITLVHKANVLPLTCGLFRDRCRVVLAAAGLEDQVDESLVDVAALQLVAEPERFDLLLTTNLFGDILSDLACHWSGGLGMAPSLNWGQSIALAEPVHGSAPDIAGSGRANPLAAVLSAGLLLRYHWRQPALADQLEAAVGRVLALHAGKDLGTATLQQLERSLLRQLTHPQSD
- the rimI gene encoding ribosomal protein S18-alanine N-acetyltransferase is translated as MREDVQLRVMQESDIDSVLSVEYSAYSHPWTRGIFLDCLKSGYECWILYRGEQQVGHAVLTAAAGESHLLNLTVKPESQGNGFGRYLLQHMLVRAQHRQADVCFLEVRASNAAAIALYDQVGFNEIGRRKNYYPMVGGREDALVMAFTLDEPEG
- a CDS encoding long-chain-fatty-acid--CoA ligase produces the protein MFDRHYQVWPDQVPKQLELPATNLFHNITVAALRYPEHPAILYYGSAISYRRLQQEAESLAGYLHQAGVASGDRVLLYMQNSPQYIIGFFAILRANAVVVPVNPMNRSAELSYLIEDTQATVALCAEELIDFIAPQVGLSYLKQVVVSAYSEYLSAATDLPLPDAVLLPPSTSCPAGVIRWQQALAAGCTPPALTTGPNDLAVIPYSSGTTGNPKGCAHTHHSVMATAVYGATWVNAQHDLVHLVSVPMFHVTGMQSCMNSTLYVGGTLVVMTRWDRKVAAELIQRHQVNTWRNISTMVVDMLSDPDIDQYDISSLRGIGGGGAAMPAAVAHKLQAKTGLVYMEGYGLSETMAATHANPIQACKAQCLGIPSIGVDSRVINVDTLEQLGPHETGEIVMAGEQVFQGYWNNPAATAEAFIELDGKRFFRSGDLGYYDEQGYFFLVDRVKRMINASGYKVWPAEVESLMYAHPAIREVCVISMPHPRRGESVKAVVVPADGKQPSEKDIISWCHANMAAYKCPVVVEFADSIPRSGTGKIMWRQLQEQEWAR
- a CDS encoding 2-isopropylmalate synthase, whose translation is MSQDRVIIFDTTLRDGEQSPGASMTKEEKLRIAKALEKLRVDVIEAGFAIASPGDFEAVKLIADTIQDSTVCSLSRAVDADIERAAEALANASHGRIHTFIATSPIHMQHKLKLQPDQVVEQAVRSVRKARNLCADVEFSCEDAGRSEIDFLCRIIEAAIKAGARTINIPDTVGYAIPHQFADTIRQIIERVPNADQAVFSVHCHNDLGLAVANSLAAVTAGARQVECTINGLGERAGNASLEEIVMAIKTREDVLGVHTGIVTEHILAASRLVSGITGFPVQPNKAIVGANAFAHESGIHQDGVLKHRETYEIMSAQSVGWHTNRLSLGKLSGRNAFRSRLEELGINLTGEELNVAFARFKQLADKKHEIFDEDLQALVSDAITEVDEKVRLVHLEVASCMGEVPEAHVLLSVDGEEREARAQGSGPVDATFKAIEQIVDLQTVLQLYSVNAITQGTDSQGEVTVRLEKAGRIVNGNGADTDIVVASAKAYINALNLLLAGAYRAHPQAADV
- a CDS encoding DUF3916 domain-containing protein: MRRISFSRPKEKVRGATRRLKALDEWADQFEGYFPAEWSGQRYLDYRIPVLDRLVDPPTTKPEWQAQAVRAMFRALKNLNDAKPDTHSRVQIDLILTWPDLHGSTIIVFFDDAYRKGFYDKDDEWQKRIPSPIGNDGIPFEMPGGMRTERVRFMSRDYDGEEMTEWYTTHWYVCSAECS
- a CDS encoding flotillin family protein, which gives rise to MGNASNLAFILIVAGISFFALVVLGVILARLYTRANKERAFVRTGFGGEKIIKDGGAMVLPVLHEIIYVNMNTLRLEVRRANDQALITKDRLRVDVTAEFYVRVKPDNESIATAAQTLGARTQRPDELKELIEGKFVDVLRSVAAGMTMEQLHEERVSFVQEVQTSCAEDLFKNGLELESVSLTGLDQTAKEYFNAENAFDAEGLTKLTEQLESRRKIRNDIEQETMVEIQMKSTDAAKRQLGIQQDEEFARLEQTQQIENRRASQQSDIARVGAERRREAEEADITANRAVELARIAMEEETQNRDIEKSKRLELSSQDQKIAVAEKSKDESRAAAEADEARAQAVAKEEGVITVRETARAEREKRIVVIQAQESAEREAIGITVEAEARKAAASNDAEAIRVTADAEAGAIKVKAEAEAEGARQLNEAKNLLSREQVSFAEKMEMIAQLPKIMEQAMKPAEKIDSIKIFDINGAPGFNGGAAGEGNSNGGGSNLSDQLVNAMLKHRANVPLLDSILKEVGLEHLDPRSIIDGKLFDKEEPAEPVDAQVDASKPMPPATPVPPQPLG
- a CDS encoding PspA/IM30 family protein → MSESLLGRVARLVGGTFTSAVDAAENAAPEVVARQAIEEVERAIDEVRAEIGRKQANRHNANRELSSLNDRAESLKQQIQTALQKDREDLAEAGANELVGIEDRLPIIESLVATTQQEEQELNRYLSGLRSKRDEMERDLQIIRDRKRADSGQLGAEGEGLAAGSSIESRVEKAGGAVARVKASVTGLPGEAETANASARAELEELHRKNRVAERLAALKKEG